One part of the Pseudoalteromonas piscicida genome encodes these proteins:
- a CDS encoding GNAT family N-acetyltransferase, protein MQFETERLSIRRMTMDDLDAVYSHRKNPNTSKYIGAPATLESAKERLIQACQPWKGAVDERLILAIVKKPQAQLIGELVFKYVDAGKRVGEIGFRLAEAEIGKGYGEEAATALIKEAFQSLSVDTIQAICAVGNQQSQRLMLKLGMKRKNRLKAFLDIGGEKHDIYVYQLNSQSC, encoded by the coding sequence ATGCAGTTTGAAACAGAGCGTTTATCCATAAGGCGAATGACAATGGATGACTTAGATGCGGTTTACAGCCATCGGAAAAACCCAAATACGTCAAAATATATCGGTGCGCCTGCCACACTCGAGTCGGCAAAAGAGAGGCTAATTCAAGCTTGCCAACCTTGGAAAGGTGCGGTCGATGAGCGCTTGATCCTTGCGATCGTTAAAAAACCACAAGCTCAACTTATTGGTGAACTCGTTTTTAAATATGTAGATGCAGGAAAAAGGGTCGGTGAGATTGGCTTCCGATTAGCTGAGGCCGAAATTGGCAAGGGTTATGGGGAAGAAGCCGCAACAGCACTGATAAAGGAGGCTTTTCAAAGTCTTTCTGTAGATACCATTCAGGCCATATGCGCTGTAGGCAATCAACAATCGCAGCGGTTGATGCTGAAGCTAGGGATGAAACGCAAAAACCGTCTAAAAGCCTTTTTGGATATAGGCGGTGAAAAGCATGATATCTATGTCTATCAATTAAATAGTCAGAGTTGCTAG
- a CDS encoding energy transducer TonB: MKRITFLALLLLSGCQTSNTSVPLTAEELKHIRYVDMRHLPIKTQADGYWIQKRRIEPIYPIEAAKDGISGCVSLTLGITPDGRVGSYKITSSYPEGVFDISALQAIKKWRWNPDDSNPARQAILIDAKLDYFVIQGQKNLDEAKRNCKFTSIPGR, from the coding sequence ATGAAAAGAATAACCTTCCTGGCGTTGCTGTTACTCTCTGGATGTCAAACTAGTAACACTTCTGTACCGTTAACAGCTGAAGAGCTAAAACATATTCGCTATGTAGATATGCGACATTTACCCATCAAAACTCAAGCGGATGGTTATTGGATTCAAAAACGCCGGATAGAACCCATATATCCAATAGAGGCGGCCAAAGATGGGATATCGGGATGTGTTTCTTTGACGTTAGGTATAACCCCAGATGGGAGAGTGGGAAGCTATAAAATCACCAGCAGTTATCCCGAGGGCGTTTTTGATATCAGCGCACTTCAGGCTATTAAAAAGTGGCGTTGGAACCCCGATGATAGTAACCCTGCGCGTCAGGCTATATTAATCGATGCGAAGCTTGATTATTTTGTAATTCAAGGGCAAAAAAATTTGGATGAAGCAAAGCGAAACTGTAAATTCACCTCCATTCCGGGGCGTTAA
- a CDS encoding GNAT family N-acetyltransferase has translation MEFELLAQHKALIPIIAKWYFDEWGSIVEEASVERFEQKLLDYLNESAIPCVIVALDGDTIAGVVQLKFHEMSIYTDKEHWIGGVYVDKPYRGNKLASRLVKEAERLAIKFGVKTLYLQTEHPEGGLYRKLGWQPLENVNYRGVDVVVMSKTVV, from the coding sequence ATGGAATTTGAACTTTTAGCGCAGCACAAAGCGCTGATACCAATTATTGCTAAGTGGTACTTTGACGAGTGGGGGAGCATTGTTGAAGAGGCTTCTGTAGAGCGTTTTGAGCAAAAGCTTTTAGACTACCTTAACGAGTCAGCCATTCCTTGTGTAATCGTTGCACTTGATGGCGACACAATCGCAGGAGTCGTGCAGCTTAAATTTCATGAAATGAGCATCTACACAGATAAAGAGCACTGGATTGGTGGTGTATATGTGGACAAGCCCTATCGTGGAAATAAACTAGCGTCACGCTTAGTCAAAGAAGCGGAGCGACTTGCCATTAAATTCGGTGTCAAAACGTTATATTTACAAACGGAACACCCAGAAGGTGGACTTTATCGGAAACTCGGCTGGCAACCGCTCGAAAACGTCAATTACCGAGGCGTTGATGTGGTGGTGATGAGCAAAACAGTAGTTTAG